ATCTAAACCAGTATAGCTCATTTGATGTTCAATTTTTAAATAATCGTTTTTGCACCAGTGAATTTCATTTTCTGGGCTAATCATACAATAAAGCCACATTCCTCCTTCTCTAAAATCCATTGACTTTGTTTTATTTTGATATGGCTTTGGAGCCCACCATTGGTCTAATAATTCAGGTTTTGTCCAAGCGTCCCATACCAAAGATAAACCTGCATTAAACTCACGTTTTACTTTTACTGTTTGTGTTTCTTTGTCAACTATAAAGTCAAATAATAAATTACTGTTCATTTTTTCTGTTTTTTAATTGTTGCTAATATATTGTCAAGTTCGTTAAATCTGTTTTCCCAAAGCTGCCTAAATTGTTGAAGCCATTTATCTATTTCTTTCATCTTATTTAATTCTAGTGAATAATAAATTTCTCTACCTTTTTGTTCTTGTTTCACAAGTTCGCATTCCGTCAGAATACGTAAGTGCTTTGACACGGCTTGTCGGGTCGTATTAAAATTGTCGGCAATGGCGTTTGGTGTCATTGCCTGTAATGCAATTAGGGTAATAATAGCTCGCCTTGTCGGGTCTGCAATTGCTTGAAAAATGTCTCTACGCATTGTTGTAATTAATTTTACTAAAATAGATATAATTAGTTAAGAGGATAGCAAATGCCGTAATTGGAAAAACATATGAGAATTATAATCATCAATGATTATAAATATAATAATGGCACAAATTAAATCTATTGTAAAACCAGCATATGCCAAGCCATGAAGTTAATATTGAAAGTGTAATCCAATACACTATTTTTATCTTTTTCATTTTGATATAGTGTATTTCAATATTACAATTCCACAATCAAATTTTTGTGAATCAGCAAGAGTAAATTTTTGCATTTCGGTAAGCTCTTTAAAAATAGGCATTCCATTTCCTATTGCAGAAGGATTTACACATAAATGTAATTCGTCAATAAGTTTGTTTTTGATTAGAGCTGAAACGAAAGTACCACCACCATAAGCAATAATATCTTTACCTGGTTTACTTTTTAAATTTGTAATTTCTTCAACCAAGTCTCCTCTAGCAATCTCTGTATTGTCCCAAATAGAGTTCTCAAGAGTTTTTGTGAAGACGACTTTTGGAGTTGTTGTAAATTTAATTCCACCTTCATATTCAGGATTTTTAGAGTCTTTGGCAACATTTGCCCAATGCGGAATAAAGCCTTCTGCCAGTTTTCTGCCCAAAACAATTGTGTCTACTGGTTCGGTCAGTTGTCTTACATAATTTAGAATATCTTCCGTCCAAGGAAATGTCATCCAATCCATTTCTCCATTTGTACCTGAAATAAAACCGTCAATGGTCATTTGTACTTGTAATTTTAGTTTTCGCATTTCTTTATTTTTTTAATTATGAAACCAATCAGTTGCAAATATATATGCAACTATTCAGTTTCGCAAATTTTTTTCAGTTTTTTTTCAGATTGTCAAAAAGGTTGGTCTGAGTTGTCAGTTTAGTGTTTTATATTTCAAATACAGAATACGCAATACACTTTTATCAATTATCTAATGGACTTTTTATCTTTTTGATACTTTTTTCAATAAAATGAATGTATTGAACATTCTCAAGTTCAAAAAGACCTAAAGAATCACACCTTTTTCTAGACTTATATATTTTATTAGTAAAAAGGTAGCCCTTCTAAAAGGGCTAAAATTATTTTTCTTAATTAAGAATTGGGTTATTATCAACCAATAATACTTTTTTTAAGATTGCTATTTAGTTGCTTTACTTTGTCCACTCTGTCCAAGGAATAATAAATGGTAAGACCAAAACCCAAACTAAGAAGAACACAGCCATTCCTGATGGATAATTTAGATTATTTTTTATGGCTGGAATAGCAACTACCAAAAGCCAAGACCCTTTATAAATGAGTTGGAGTAATAATATAGGTGAAAATGTCATTGGCAGCCAAAGCCCACAAACTGACAAAACAGCAATAGCCAACCATAAACAACCTATCAAACGAATTAAATCTGTTGCTTGATAACTATTTTGAAAAATTGTAGCTAATGAAAGTTTAGGAAAAAATAGAGAAACTACACCTATATAACCTGCAACTATGATGTTTGCAATGTAAATCAATTTGATTGTTGTCATAATTTTAGTACAAATTAGAAAGTATAACCTACACCCGTTTTGATAACAGGATAAATGGAGTTGTTATCAGCATTGGTAGTTGAGCCAATACCTATTCTGTTGTCAAAGATACAATGTTTCCGATTTCCAAACCTATAAGCATACCCATAGCCTGCATAGGGTAAGAAAGTTATTTGCTCATCTTTGCGTAATAACTTATTTTCTATCAAAGCAACACCTGTAAAAACGTAGTGTCCATCCATTCGATTTTTTAAGAAATATTTGAGATTAACTCCATGCGTATTCACAAAATTACTTTCAAATTGAAGAGTCAAGTTACCAATGGTCTTTACTTCAACTGTTAAGAGAGGTGTGAAAGGGAAAATTAGAAAACTCAGCCGAATGTTTGCTGATGGAGGCTTCGTTTGTCCTTTTGTCATGTAAAAGACAAAAACACAAATAATTAAAAACAAATATCTCATTTACTTTCTGCAATTTTTTTGATTTCTGCCATTACATTAGGCAAAATAGCTCGGTAATTTTTGCCTAACTTTTTGCCTAATACTTTTTTGAGTAAGCCTGTAAACTCCACCTCATGTGTAAAAAATGTTTTCCCATCTTTTACTTCTAAGGTTCGTTTAATAATAAGCCAACCAAAAGGGATTTTGGTTTTGAAAGTGTAAGATTTATTTGACTCTATTTCACTAATTACAAATTTTGATTTTGGTCCTTTATCAGGTATCAGTTTGCCTTTTGTACCAACAGTAAATTCGCCTTGTAAAGTGGCTTCTTTCAGTCCTTTGTCCCATTGTTTCCAATTTGGAACATCCGTCCATACTGCCCAAATTTTATCGCTTGTTGCATTGGTACTATCAGTATGTGAAAAATGATAGTTGGTTTGTTGTGCCTTTACTTGCATAAAACAGAATGTTAAAATGATTAGAAATAAATGTTTCATCTTTTAATGTGTTTAAATGATGATTCAAATTTCTTCATACAAATCAACTTTCTACTGCACCTATGTTAAGTTCGGTTTTCTTTGGCAATTTTTTTTCTAATCCTGCTCAATGATTGTGGGGCAATTCCAAAATAAGATGCTAAATATTGTAATGGAACTCTTTGTAAAAATTTCGGATTGGTTTCTAACAGCTTTTTATAGCGACTTTCTGCTGTCTCGGTTTGTATCTCTTGTAAAATTTCTTCTGTGTAATACTGAACTTCTTGTACGAGTTTACGAACAAATGTATTCCAACTTTTGAGTTCCAACAAGTCGTTAGCTTGTTTCAAAGTAGTCTGCCAAATAATTGACTTCTCTATTGCCTGAATATTTTCAGTTGCTGGTTTTTCAAATGTAAAACTTACTTGTGATGTGAAGCAGTAAGGTGCTTCTGTAAAAAATTTCGTAATTTCATTACCATCTTTATTGATGAAGTAGCGAAGTAAACCACTCTCAATAAAGTACAGGTGTCTACAAATTTTACCTTCCTGCAGAAGTATCTCGTCTTTTTGCAAAATTTGTTGAGTAAAGCAGTTCGAAATTTCCTTCCATTCGGTATCAGAAACTGCCGTATAGTTTTCTATAAATTTTCTAAACTCTTTCAATTTTATTGCATTATTTATGTTGAGTTAATTCTCCTCCTTATTTGGTGAATATCCCTTTAAGTTTCTAATGTTATTATTTTTTAGTAATCTTAGTAGTTTTCAATCTTTTACTAAGACTATTGATTGCCTAAAACCAATACTAATAACAGATTTTAAATCAGTAATAGAAGGATGATGGAATCCTCTAGAAAACTATTGGAGTTCTTTCAATGTTTTAGTAAATAGCTTTTTCCTTTGCAATTTTCATTTTTAGCTTATGTAGAATGAACGTTTTCTATTCTTTCTACCATATTGTTTTGAGTTCCCCAATCATAAATTGTCTCCAGAATGGGCATAAAAGAGGAACTTAACTCTGTAAGACTATATTCTGTATGAGGAGGAATACTCTGATAGTCTTTTTTAGAAATCCAACCATCTTCAATCAACTCTTTAAGTTGCTGAATGAGTACTTTTTCTGAAATATTGGGTATGGATTTTTTTATTTGATTATATCTCAAAGCTCCATGTTTCAACTGCCAGAGGATAATAATTTTCCATCTACCACTAACTGCCATGACTGTAGCAGTCAAAGGACAGCCACTTGTAATACTTTTCTTATTCAATTGATTGGTTGAGTTTTCTTTCCCCATAATTATACTTACTAAATTGTATGTACTGTTAAATTAGGCAGTAAAAATACATACTTTTATCTTTACAACATCAAATAATATTCAAAATTTATGGATCATTTAAAAGGTAAAAAAATTATTGTTATAGGTGGAAGTTCAGGTATTGGTCTATCTGTAGCAAAAATGGCTCATCATTTGGGTGCACTGGTTTGGCTTACCAGCAGAGATAAAGCTAAAGCTTATCAAATTGCTCAATCTATTGGAAACAATGTTCAGGGTTTTGCTTTAGATATTAATGACGAAAAAAACATTAAAGAATCTTTTAGTCACTTCTCAGATATTGACCATGTGTATCTGGCAGCAGGTAGTACTCTGATCACTCCATTAATAGAAAATGATTTAGAAGAATCTATGTTACCTTTGAAAACTCGTCTTTGGGGAGGTTTGAGAGTGGTAAGAGCCATTGCACATAAAATCAATCCTTCAGGCTCCGTTGTTTTCACTGGCGGGATTTCTACTGATAGACCTATTACAGGGGCTTGGGTTTCAGGTCTGGGAACTTCAGTAGCAGAGCAATTAGCTCGTGTACTAGTGATGGAACTTCCACATATTCGTTTTAACGCTGTTTCACCAGGATATACAGATACTCCCATGTGGGATAGCATTATGGGTGAACATAAACATTCTATTTTGAGTGAAATAGCCTCGAAATTACCTACTAAAAAGATAGCAAGCCCTGATGAAGTAGCTTCTGCTGTTTTATTCTTAATGTCTAATCAGGCTATTACAGGAGAGATTATCCATGTAGATGGTGGTGGACGACTCATATAAAAACCTTTAAAACAAAGATAACAAATGAAACTAATAGTAGGACAAACGCCTCCCATATTTAGAACAGAAGATGTTTTGGGAAATATCATAAATTTGACAAAATTCAAGGGCAAAAAGATTTTTATAGCATTTCTAAGAAATACTCATTGCCCCTTATGTAGTTTGCATGTTTATAAATTGAGTCAGAAAGCTCAAAAACTCAAAGAATTGGGTTTGGAAATATTAGTTTTCTACGAGTCTGAGAAAAAAATATTTACCTATAGTGACTTTTTCAAAAAGAATATATTCAACGAACAAAAATTTCATGTTATTTCTGATACTCAACGAATAATCTATGATTTATATGGAACAGAGATTTCGCCTGAAAAAGCTTCTTTTGAATTATTAAAGAAAGCAGGCAGAATAGAACAAGTAACAGAAGCTAATCTTTTGGGTATTCATGGAGATGGTTTAGAAGAAGGTACCCATCCTGATGCTATTCCTGCTGATTTTCTGATAGATGAGAGTTTTACGATTCGTTATATCCACTATGGAAATGATGCTGGAGATAATATTGATTTAAAAATCGTAGAAGATTTTGTATTAAACCCTTAAGGTTTCATAAAAATATGTTTATAAAAGAAAGACATTACAAGAGCTGTTGATGAGTTAATTAACTTAACAGTTCCTAGAAAATTGAGAAGAAGCGTCTGATAAATTTTATCCTGATGATTTAGAAAATACATATTTTTCAGAATATTTTGAAAAGAAGTAAATTTTGAACTTATTTTAATTCATAAAAATATACAGCTCTTTTAATAGTTAGTAATTAAAAGAGCTGTATATAAAAAATCTCAATTTTACTATTTTCTAATACTGAGTTATTTAGGCGTATGTGCTAAAGTATAAAAGTTGGGACAATTATGTCCCAACTTAAATCAAAATTGTCGTTTACTTAGCCTATTACTCTTTTGTCTTTAGCTACAAACTTGGCAAATGCTAACAATGCTCCAGTAACCATAATGTTTCTGAAAAAATTTACCATTTCCAGTTCTTTTTCTCTTGCTAAGTCAGCAGTCATGTTTTCTGTTCCTAATTCTTGTCCCATTGCTCTTGGCAGGTGAACTAGCACAGCCATTAGAATAACATATAAAGCCATTAATGAATAGGCTAATTTATCATATTTGCCAATTATAGCACTAATAATAAAAAGTAAAATACAAATCAAGGTAAAGTAGTTCCAAAATAATGGAAACGGGATATAGCTGGGAACAAAAGAAGCACCAACTTCTGGTTTGCCAAGGTGCAAGCCAACATATAGCAAAAACGAAAGTGGAAAAATATATTTTCCTAAGTTTAAGATTTTGTCCATTGTTGTAAAGTTTAGTTTGTTGGAAATGGAATAAGTGATCTGATTTCTACTGAACTCTTTGGATATTTTAGAATTGGACAAGTTTTGCTCCATTCTTGCACTTCATCTAAATTATCGGACTTACAGATTAGAAAACCTGAAATTAGAACACTGTCATTTTCTTTGTGTGGTCCAACCGAAACACCATTGTTATTTACAATTGTAGCATCATAGTGAATAGGTGCAGTATGCACTAATTTGCCTTGCATTGCGATACTGCCAATCCATGATTGCCACTTAGGCATATCTTCCGCCATATCTTGTGAAGTTGCCAAGTAACCATTGTCAGCACTTGCATTACGGAATAATAAAAGATACTCTGTCATTATTTTAAATTTTAAATGTGAATGATGAAGCAAAATTCAACATTAAAATTTCCATGAATGATGACAAAAGTCGATGTTTTACAATTTGGATTTTAGGCGACTAAAAACATCTTTGTTGATACCTAAATAGGATGCAATAAGTTTGCTTGAAAGCCTTGTCATAAGCATTGGGCGGTATTCCATTAGCCATTTTATTCTATCCAATGCTGTCAATGAAACAAACGTGTTGATTCGATAAACTGAGTTGGCATAAGATGTTTCAAGAATTTGTTTATAGACTTTATCAAACTGTGGAACTGTTTCCATCATTGTTTGAAATGCTTGTCTGTCTATGGCAAAAAGTTCGCAGGGTTCAACTGTTCTGATATTCTCTGTGGCAGGTTTACCACTTCCAAAACTTAAAAGTTCTGAACACCAATTGTCTTCAATTACAATATCTCTTGTCGTTTCGTTAAACTCCTTGTCATAAACATAAACCTGCAAACAACCTTTAGCAATAAAATAAACGTATTTGCAGATTTCACCTTGGTGCAAAAGTTGTTCGTTACGTTTTGTAGAAATGTGTTTGAATGAAAGAAGAACCTTGTCTAAATGATCAAGGTCATTACCAAGTCTGCTCCGTATGTGATTGCGTAAAACTTCTTTATAATTGATGTTTGCATTATCACTCATATCATTAAACTTATGTCTGTTACATAACTCAAATATAAGAGAAAGGAGAGTAGAAATCAAATCTTGTAAAAACGGCGTTAGCTATTTGATATTCAATATATTTACTTATGCCAAGAAATCAAAAAATACAAGTAAAATGTTCTATCAAATATCATTAGTACCTTCATATAACTTTTATAAAACACTATCTACCCATATTCTAAGCTTCAACGGCTCATGTTATGGTAGATAAGGGCAAGCCAATATAAAGTTTTCATTCCAAAACTGCGAAAAATAACAATTTGTAGTAGAAGATATTAGAAATTTGATGAAACATATTTTTATGATTTATTTTGAAAGAATTTATAAAGCAAAATAGCTATATCCATCAAATAAATCAATAATTGAAAAGGGGCATTTTTAGAGTATTTCTGCTACTTTTTTATCAAAGTATTGTTTTTCATAGTTTTGGAGTAAAATACATATTTTTTTAGAATGACTTGTAGGCTCTCAAATAATTTTTGAAATCATTTAAAGAAAACAAGGATGACTTTACATGATAATTAAAATTGCTAATACCTAGATTAATTTTTAGGCTTAGTAAAAATGGAGAATTTGAATTTCATTAGTTCAAGTTTAACACATCTATAAGTATTTAAAATCAATATAAGTAAAATATAAAAGGCTAATATAATTTTATATTAGCCTTTTCATCTACAATATTGTCTTTAACATTAATTCTAATTGTTTGAGCTTTTGTTCGTCCTCAATGGTTTTTATTGTTTGTATCAGGCTTGATTTTAAATCATTGATATTTGAAGACTCTTCAGATTTTTCTGTTGTAGAGTTCCATAAATTTATCAAGTCTTTATATTTTTTTTCTTTTACAATATTGGTTGCTTTTTGGGTAAGGTTTTGGGTTGTATCTTCACCAAATTTCTGAATAACACCAACAGGTACTTTGATTTTTTTATTTAAAAAATCTTCTCTGAACTGAGGATTATTTTCACTTAATTTGTTTAAACCTAAAGCAAATTTTTCATCTCTTTGAATAGTCTTTGCAGAAACAAAATGCTGTTCCGCTAATTTTTCAATAGTTTTTTGCTGAGTGGACATTTTGTCCACTTTGCTTTTATTATGTTGATTGACTCCAATACCTCCCAATTTTCTTTTTTCGGCTGCATATTGCAAGCCTCTCAAATAAGACTTTTGCAATTCTGTTAGATTTCTTTTACCTAACTGATTGCTAATCATCCAATTTTTTACTGCTTCTTTGTCTTCAAATTCTTTTTCTAAGATTTTAAAAGGAATTTGTAACCTTTCACAGATTTCATATCGGTTATGTCCATCTATCAAAATATACTCTTCATCTTTATTCCATAAGATAAGAGCTTCTCGACAACCCTCTGCAACAATATTAGCTTCTAATTTTAGCTTTTCTTCAGTAGAGAGAGGTGGTATCAGACTTTTTAATTCTTCATCAATTACAATACTTTGTTTGATGAAATCCTCTCTACTATTTTTCTGTTCACTAGCTTTCGATAAGATATTAGTGGTTGCTTTGATAAAACTTTTTTTAGTCATAATTTAATTATTTCAAAAATTCTTCTGCTAAACTCATATAATCTGCTGCACCTGTACTATCAGGAGCATAAGTAAAAATATCTATTTGGCTGGTTGTAGCTTCTTCTAAAGCTACGTTTTGCCTTATAATCGTTTCAAATACATTTGAAGGGTATGCTTCTTTTACTACTTTTATCATTTCTTTTCTGACAACTGTTCTATTTTCTTGTGTCAGAATAAAACCTTTTATCTCTAATTTAGGGTTTAATTCTTCTTTCGTTTCATTTACTATATCCACGATTGTTTGCAAACCTTTTACAGACAAATAACTACTCTGGACTACTATCAACAATGCATCACTGGCAATAAGAGCATTAGAAGTAAGAGCTCCCAAACTTGGAGGGCAATCTATCAGTATGATATCGTAGTCTTTCAGAATGGATTTCAAAGCTTTTTTAAGTTTAAAATAGCCATTCATTTCTGTAAGTAGTTGGTGTTCTATGCGAGTATAGTCCAACTCTGCAGGAACTAAATCAAGGTTTTCAGCTATATTGAGAACAGGTAAAGATGTACCATTTAATAAAGCTGTATAAATGCTTTCTTCTGTACTTTCTACACCACAAGCTGTTGTCAAATTGGATTGTGGGTCATTGTCTATCATCAATACTTTTTTACCTTTCAGGCTCAAAGCTTTACCAAGATTATGTGTAGTAGTTGTTTTTCCTACTCCTCCTTTATGGTTTATCAAAGAAAATACTTTTTGTGTCATTCAAATATCACAGATTTAGGGTTATGTTTTTATTATAGCTTTTTATTAAGTATCACAAATTTAGGGTGAACATATCAGGCACTGATTTCTGAAATCTCTCATAACTCTTATCAAATATCACAGATTTAGGGCTAAATTTTTTACTCTCAAATTTAACCCAAAATACCTATAAGTTTTACTTATTAAGAATATTTTTTAATTCATCCTTCTACAAATATCACAAATTTAGGGTGAACATATCAGGTGTATTGATTCTGAAATCTCTCATAACTCTTATCAAATATCACAGATTTAGGGCTAAATTTTTGACATAAAAACCTTGTAAGCATAAGCGGCTTTGTTGTTTATCTTACCATTAGAAACCTGAATATTGATGTCATAGGCTGTTTTAAAGACTTCTTGGTCTGAAAGTTTTGCCATAATCGTTTTTGATTGTTTTTCACTTAACCCCAAACCCAGTAAGGTTTCTGCCACTCGTGTTTTATTTTTAGCATCAGACTCCAACAATAGAGAGGTATCTTCTTTGGTACTGGGCGTGAATCTAAAATCTATTGCTATTACCTTTTTTCCACTTTTCACTTCTTTAAACACAAAAGGCATATCCGAATTGGCAAGTTCTTTTTGAGCATGGTTTAAGATACGAGACTTTAAATGTCCATACTTGTCATATTCACCTTCTTCAAGCCCAAGACTAAATCTTAAATCTTCGAGCAATATAAACCGATGTCCAGTAGATTGAAACTGTTTGAGCATTTCGTAAATTCTCAAAGAATAAAAGCTCTTGAATTTAAGTGCATGTTGCAAACCATACACTGTGAAATTATTTTTGAGTTGCAATAAATAAGGTTTCAAGGCAGGGTCGAAGCGAATTTGCAGAATACCTTTCTTTTCGTAATATGTAGCACTACTGATTAAACCCACTTGGATAACTCTATCTTTTTCTCGAATCTTGACAACCCTTTTTATCATGCTTTCTGTGGCTCGCTGTAAATCTGCATACACAGACTTAGCACTTGTACCAATATCTTCGGCAAGTTCTTTGACAGACAAATAAAAATCCTTAAAATCGCTGTCATCAGGTCTGATAAGAGAAATCATTTTTAAGAATACTCTACGCTCAATGAGGTTCATTTCATAACGTCCATTGATAAGCTGATTATTCTGAACTACCTGAACGATGGGGTTTTGTATTTCGGTATCCATAAGTTATCCACATAGATTATCCACAATTTTAAGAAAAATATCACAATA
This portion of the bacterium 336/3 genome encodes:
- a CDS encoding chromosome partitioning protein, producing MTQKVFSLINHKGGVGKTTTTHNLGKALSLKGKKVLMIDNDPQSNLTTACGVESTEESIYTALLNGTSLPVLNIAENLDLVPAELDYTRIEHQLLTEMNGYFKLKKALKSILKDYDIILIDCPPSLGALTSNALIASDALLIVVQSSYLSVKGLQTIVDIVNETKEELNPKLEIKGFILTQENRTVVRKEMIKVVKEAYPSNVFETIIRQNVALEEATTSQIDIFTYAPDSTGAADYMSLAEEFLK
- a CDS encoding deaminase; the encoded protein is MRKLKLQVQMTIDGFISGTNGEMDWMTFPWTEDILNYVRQLTEPVDTIVLGRKLAEGFIPHWANVAKDSKNPEYEGGIKFTTTPKVVFTKTLENSIWDNTEIARGDLVEEITNLKSKPGKDIIAYGGGTFVSALIKNKLIDELHLCVNPSAIGNGMPIFKELTEMQKFTLADSQKFDCGIVILKYTISK
- a CDS encoding polyketide cyclase produces the protein MQVKAQQTNYHFSHTDSTNATSDKIWAVWTDVPNWKQWDKGLKEATLQGEFTVGTKGKLIPDKGPKSKFVISEIESNKSYTFKTKIPFGWLIIKRTLEVKDGKTFFTHEVEFTGLLKKVLGKKLGKNYRAILPNVMAEIKKIAESK
- a CDS encoding ArsR family transcriptional regulator; the protein is MRRDIFQAIADPTRRAIITLIALQAMTPNAIADNFNTTRQAVSKHLRILTECELVKQEQKGREIYYSLELNKMKEIDKWLQQFRQLWENRFNELDNILATIKKQKK
- a CDS encoding cyclic nucleotide-binding protein — translated: MKEFRKFIENYTAVSDTEWKEISNCFTQQILQKDEILLQEGKICRHLYFIESGLLRYFINKDGNEITKFFTEAPYCFTSQVSFTFEKPATENIQAIEKSIIWQTTLKQANDLLELKSWNTFVRKLVQEVQYYTEEILQEIQTETAESRYKKLLETNPKFLQRVPLQYLASYFGIAPQSLSRIRKKIAKENRT
- a CDS encoding ATPase, whose translation is MNSNLLFDFIVDKETQTVKVKREFNAGLSLVWDAWTKPELLDQWWAPKPYQNKTKSMDFREGGMWLYCMISPENEIHWCKNDYLKIEHQMSYTGLDAFCDENGVINTKMPRTEWTNIFTEENDKTLVSIVAKYKSLADLEKVVEMGFKEGFTMGLNQLDTLLSSLIQ
- a CDS encoding Crp/Fnr family transcriptional regulator, with product MSDNANINYKEVLRNHIRSRLGNDLDHLDKVLLSFKHISTKRNEQLLHQGEICKYVYFIAKGCLQVYVYDKEFNETTRDIVIEDNWCSELLSFGSGKPATENIRTVEPCELFAIDRQAFQTMMETVPQFDKVYKQILETSYANSVYRINTFVSLTALDRIKWLMEYRPMLMTRLSSKLIASYLGINKDVFSRLKSKL